GGCAAATCTCCATCCACTGCGAGAAGATCTCCTTGGTTATGAGGTCCAGCGGCAGGCTGTATTGCGTGAGGGCATAGTAGATCTTGAGTATCTGCTTCTGCAACAGCACCGACTGCTCGGACTGCTCGGCCAGCAGACGCACCATCAGCTGGTAGATCATGGGCAGCAGCAGGTTCATGGCCTCGTTCAGCGGCGTACGCTCCTCGCTGCGCTTGTACTCGTAGGTCTTGACCAGCTGGTACATGGTCACCAGAGCTCCGTTCCAGCCGTTGACATCCTGGTTCTGCAGATAGATGCTGATGTTGTCCACCACCTGTGGCCAGCGGCCGGGAAAGTCGCTCTTAATGATGTGATTCACGCAGACGGACAGCTGGACCCTGTGTGCAGAGGAAAGATTAGACTTCTGCCGGGGATTTCCGATGGGCGACGGCTAAACCCACCTGATCAGTTCGGGGGCATGGACAATGGCGTCCACAATGGCGCCACGGATCATGGCCCGATCCTGCTCGTGAATGGAGAAGGGTATGGGCTCGCCGGGCTTAGCCTCGTGATCCGACCAGCTGCTGTTGATCAGATTCTTGAGGTAGACAGCTCCTGCCTGGCGCACCGGCTGCTCCACCGTTGTCTGCATCACGATCTGCAGTATGGTGGGCACGAATCCAATGATTTTGTGTATCTGCGGGGTTCATAATATATAGATATGCTATAGATTTGTTTACACAGCCGTTTGGGTGGGGTTGAGTTTGATTTGGCCCAAAGAACCGATGGCAGAAGCACTTTAAATTCCGTTCACAGAGCTCAATTAATATGGAGGAGCCAAGAGTTGCCACTGGCCATAAACGCtgataaagttaattaacaTTGGGAGGGGGTGGTGCGGGGGGTGGTGCGGGGGGTGgttgggcgtgggcgtgggagGGGCATGCAAATCGTTAGATGCTGACTCAGTCGTAATGAGCATGCCTGTACAGTGGGTCCAAAGCAATTGGTCTTGCGGGAAGAGGGGGTCTAATTAGACTGGTCGCCCTGATTGGACGCATTTAATGCCAAGGCCATTGCGTAAGCTCCAATTAAGGGGAAACGCAGCGATTTTTCCGCCATTATTTATTAACAATTCAATACAGTTCCGTGGAATCAAGGCGAAACCACAGTGCAGGGGTGTATATATATAGCACATATGTGTGCTTCACAGATATAGACTTGTTGCCTCTGGATGGCAAAAAACCGGAAAGTGGGATAGTTGGGATAATGGTAAACACATAAAGGGCAAACTTTTTGACCGATATCGTCTTACATTTTCCCCCCGCCcacaccagcacacacacGAGCCCAAAGTCCAGGGGGAGAgggcgagagagagagggaggtTAAAAgcgaacaattaaaaaagcaCATGGTTTTTAGGCGATGGCGCCACCTCGAAGACCTTTCGAATCTGGCTGGGGCGGTGTTTTCTTCACGGCGGGCGCACTCACCTGGGCCAGTTGATCCTCGGCCGCCTTGCGCTGCTCCGGATTCGGATCAATAGTTGCGCGCAACAGTTCCGTGAGTTTTTGTGCCTCCATTTTCGCAACTTCTGCCTGCTTCCACGTTTCGCCGGtctttctgctgctgctgctctcgtcgtcgtcgtcgtcgtcctctGGCGGTCACCTTGCGCCCTCAGTGCACCCGCTGCTCTGCCTGGTTTTCGTGCTCGATCGATGCTCGCGGCACAAGTGGCTCCAATGTGGGGGCCCAATTGCAAATCTCTTTTCCGGAGGAAAAAACGTGGAAAAGGctccacacacgcacacacacagcgccGAAATTCGCGAGACGAACGAAGCGTAGAAGAAGAAGAGCCGACGGCGGCGGTGTTGGAAAGCGCCGCGGTGTAGGGCGCGAATAGGGCTGCAAAAGGTCCGCCGGTGACAGTCTAGCTTTTCCCGCCAAATCTGGCTAGTGTAAATAGGAGAGAGATGGTGATTTTGAGGGTTAACTGCAAGCATACTTGCTGAAAATGCATCACAATTTGAATGCAGTGAATTTTAAAGCAGCTGTAACTAGTTTTCAAATGTTCCGGAAgctatatttaataatttaaaaaactaaaaatattatttcaacatttattttaagaaaaaatatgcaTACTAGTGATGCTCACAGGTTTCAGAGCTGCCATGGATTTTTCGTGAAGAAGGTAAATCTCTTGTTTTCAGCAATTCTACAGCCTACTAGACTAAACTTTGCCATTGAATAGCGAAAACAACCCATTACTAGTTAAAAGTAttactaaattattattattttttagcatTAAAAACTTGCCGACTAATCGCCATTCACAGCGCACTGCCTATCGAATGCCGCAGCCCTGGCAGCTGCTCGTACGTGAACACGCGAATGTGTGTGTGACGAAGAGCAAAGTGACACATAGTTGGAGGTGTGgttgaaaatatatagaaatcGGGCTTTATCTGCGGCTGGAACGATCTCAAATTGGTGTCAAAGACGAGCGAGGATCGCAACTCAAGAGCTTGAACAGGCAGCAAGGCAAACGGACGAGCAGCGACCATGGCAGGCAGGCTACCGGCGTGCGTAATCGATGTGGGCACCGGGTGAGTGTTTCAGTTGCAGTTCCGATTGCCTGCGGGGGTCTGCGACTCCAATTGGACGGAAAAGAGGTCGTCTGACTAATGCCCTGTTTGTTTGCGTTTGTAGCTACACCAAACTGGGCTTTGCCGGCAACAAGGAGccccagttcatcattccctCGGCGATTGCCATCAAGGAGTCGGCCCGAGTGGGCGACACCAACACAAGGCGCATCACAAAAGGCATCGAGGACCTGGACTTCTTCATCGGCGATGAGGCCTTCGATGCCACCGGCTACTCTATTAAGGTATGCCCCACTTTCGGTTATTATCAAGGAACCACTTCACCATCATATTGCCATTCCCACAGTATCCGGTGCGTCATGGTCTGGTGGAGGACTGGGACTTGATGGAGCGTTTCCTCGAGCAGTGCGTCTTCAAGTATCTGCGCGCTGAGCCCGAGGATCACTACTTCCTGCTGACCGAGCCGCCGCTAAATACGCCCGAGAACCGGGAGTACACGGCAGAGATTATGTTTGAAACGTTCAACGTTCCCGGTCTGTACATCGCTGTCCAGGCTGTGCTCGCCCTGGCCGCCAGTTGGGCCTCCCGATCCGCCGAGGAGCGCACCCTCACAGGCATCGTGGTGGACAGCGGCGATGGAGTGACGCACGTCATACCCGTGGTAAGTAGCACAGCCCATATCTTATCGGCAGAGTTGGGTTTGCATTGGGTACAGTGGAAACTCTTTGAAAAGGAATTCTTATCCTAAAAAAACTtaagaattttctttaaaatatttcaatttatctgattttaaacttttaaaagggTAAACATATTCAATAATGAATTAAATGGATAAATATTAATAGAATTTATTATATGATCAATTAAGGTTTCAGTTCCAACTGATAAACCATTCTAAAGTATTGGTGGAATATTTTATACAGGAATGTGCTGATTGTTaatctataaaaaacatttgaaaatgTATGGGTCTATAATTCGAGTTGAACATTGTTGTATGTTGATGTTTTTTTTCATATAGCATTTTAAAGCCTGAGACTTTATTTTAGTTAACGTacttatataattatatatatatatatacttatataatttataaataaacaaaacatgTATTAATTCCACTTTATTTTACAGGCCGAGGGCTACGTGATTGGCTCCTGCATCAAGCACATCCCCATTGCCGGCCGCAACATCACCTCGTTCATCCAGAGCCTGCTGCGCGAACGCGAGGTGGGCATTCCGCCGGAACAGAGCCTCGAGACTGCCAAAGCGATCAAGGAGAAGCACTGTTACATCTGTCCGGATATCGCCAAAGAGTTTGCCAAGTACGACACGGAGCCGGGCAAGTGGATACGCAACTTCACGGGCGTCAACACGGTGACCAAGGCGCCGTTCAACGTGGACGTGGGCTACGAGCGCTTCCTGGGGCCCGAGATCTTCTTCCATCCGGAGTTCTCTAACCCCGACTTCACCATTCCGCTGTCGGAGATAGTGGACAATGTCATCCAGAACTGCCCCATAGATGTGCGGCGTCCGCTGTACAACAATATTGTCCTGAGCGGTGGGTCGACGATGTTCAAGGACTTTGGCAGGAGGTTGCAGCGAGATATCAAACGATCGGTGGACACGCGCCTGCGGATCAGCGAGAATTTGTCCGAGGGACGCATTAAGGTGGGTGATATCACAACAGCTAATGAGTCATCCAACTAACTATGACCATGACTTATCGTTACAGCCAAAACCAATTGATGTTCAGGTGATTACGCATCACATGCAGCGATATGCCGTGTGGTTCGGAGGCAGCATGTTGGCCTCAACGGTGAGTTAAGGTACCTTATTTTCTGAAATACTATAATAATCCATGTATTTTCGCATATTCCAGCCCGAGTTCTATCAGGTGTGTCACACGAAGGCTGCCTATGAGGAGTATGGCCCCAGCATTTGCCGTCACAATCCCGTCTTCGGTACCATGACATAATTGATCCGATCCAATCGGCCCGCAGCAattattattgatttattcttctattttaaatttgatttgttcTCCAACTATATATATTGCGATTATGTATTCCGCGCTAAAGTATTAGTAATGATCATTTTCTACCTATGTGCTTAGCTCTTAAATCTGTGTAAATCACTTTCGTTCCCTTTAATTTCGTGTGATTCTGTTAGGCTAACTTTAAAGCAACAACTCCGATGTCTGCCAGTTAAACCCCGCTAATTAAGGTGCATTATTTCTAGAAGTCGACTTTTATACCATACTCGAACACGATCACACACAGTCACATCAAACTAAGCTCTTGGAAGTCCCAGCTCTATACACAATTATATACGAAAAAGATCTACTTGtcatagaaatatttataattgcaATAACTGCAAGAAAGGTTTATAGAGGGAGAAACTGGAAACCGCAGAAAACTGAAtgaacaaaaaaggaaaacgatAAGAAATATTGATGAGAAATCTGTTTGTTATATTGATAAGCGTAATTGAAAAggcattaaataaatcaataaaacacTCTTTAAGCTCAAAACTTTCGCCGCTTTGTTGATCTAAAGCTTGTACTGGAAAATTTTATTCAATGCATAAGTTTATATGTTCTGTATGGTCTTCAAATTGTTCTaatatgtaatatattttgtgtaattCCATTTTGTGACGGTGTCGCTTAGCTGAGGAAATAGCAAAAGGTGGTGTTCAAAAAACAAGTTCCAAGCCACAGGTCAGAAAAACTCTGATACGTTTCACGTAATTGACAAGTTGACTAGTCGACGTAGTCACTGGAgccctcctcctcgtcgttgctGCTCGTGGACTGAGCTGCCGCCGTTTCCGGTGAACGCAAGTGCTCCGCGATCCGGAAGTTCTGCAGGAAGTCCCGCATAGCATCCATCATCTGATTTAATGACTGCTGCAGTCCAGCCTCTGCAACATTTTTGAGGAAGATTTCCGGAGTTAAATCGATTGGCAAACGATTAAAGCAATGAacgaattaaaattatttaaaatagcaccttgtaataatttaaattttgggaAATAACTGAATGAAATAAAGCCAAGACATGAAcgtattttcatatttcatgATCCGTTTTCTGTGACGATACAGGCGGTAGCAAACATGCATTAtcttattttccttaaaatgAGTACTCATACGAACCTCCTCCATCCAAGGCTGCTGCTATTCCGGCAGCGGCTGCATTAGCGTCATTAAGGTTAGGCATTTGTGGAGGTGGAAGTTGTCCTCTCCCTGCTGCTACTGCATGTGCTGCTCCCTCTTCCTGCGGCTGGGCATTTGCCGCCAGGTTGTTGATGTTAAACGAAGGCAGAAGCGATTGGAAAAACATTGAAACGGAGTTGTTCGTGTTCGTTGTGGGGCTGCTGCTTGAAGACGATTTTCTGCAAAAAGTTGATATGTATTATTTTCATCAGAAAAAAGGATATTGCTACAATAGTGGTTCATTGCCATACCGCTGATAGCAGTTGATGCTGTTCGGTGGCGGCAGTGGGTCGTAGGTCATAATGGCTTTTGTCTCCTTGGACACAAAGACGGCCAGCGGCACCTTTTCCTTGTAGTCGGAGAGAATGACATGGCGCAGAATGGGCCTCGGCGGAGTTCCACTGTAGCGCAGTGCTCGCTTCTCCTTGTACTCACTGACCAGAGGATCCTTAGCATCAATGCGATCCAGTACAACATTCACGTTGGACTCCAGCCAGGGCAGCACCTCGTTCTGACGCCAAACGACTCGTGCACGGCACACATACAGGCAAACCAGCTGGTGCAGGGCGGGCGATTGACTGGTGAGCAAGATAAGGCATTAAATTCCGCTAATCATTGAAGAAGATAAGACTTCACTCACTTGCCCGACACATCTGGAAAGAAGTACGAGGAGGCCAGCACCCTCTTGTCCGTCTGCACCGACATCTCGTCCAGGAGGGGACGCAGCACACCCGGGAACATGAGCAGTGCGTATTGCAGTGCCTGGTTGGAGCGCTCACAGGCGCCATGCAGCGTGTGCAGAGCCAGAGCATACGAGTAGGCCATGTTGGGCAGCTGGTTAAGGTTTCTGGCAGCGTTATATTCCTCATAGAACTCCACTAGCCAGCCGAACTGCTTGCTGCGCAGGGCATAGTAGTCGATGACTAGGATCATGGCAAGCGGATCCTCGTCCGGCTGCAGACTCAGCAGCAGTTTGGAGATCTCGAATGCGGTGCGGCTGCAGGCGCGCTCCTCCAGGTACTGGGCGTGCTTAAACAGCACGATGTAGAATGCCCGATTTTCCTGACGACGATAGTCCAGTCGGCAGTTGCCCGACGTCAAACTGAAGTTGATGTGAAGCGACGATTCCAGGAGGAGCAGGGCGCGCTCCAAAAGCTCCGAGGCCAGGGCGAAGTCCTCGGTCATCTTGCACACCTCGCTCAGCTGCACCAAGGAGTCCACATGGTAAGGACAACGTTTGATCAGTGTAATCAGAAATTCCGAGTCAATGCGCTCTAGGGCGGACAGAAACATGTGCTGCACTCCCTGGTAGTATTGGCTGTGTTCGAAAGCAAACCACTGGACTTCCTGGCCGCTGTCAGTGATGGATTTGGAGGACACCGTTGGCGAGTCGGGAGCGGGCAGCAGCTTCATGGTGATGGTGTTCTTGGTCAGGGCCGGCCACGATTCCTTGGCGGTCACCATGTAGGTGGACTTCAAGGTGGGCTTCTGACGGCCACGTTTAGTTCTACAAATAATTTGGATTAGAAAGAGAACCAAGCCATCTTCGCGGCCCGTAACTCACTCCACTTTGACCACCCGCTTGCCGAAAGTGCGTCGCATTTCATTCTGCTGATTCAGGTGACGCAGCTCTACGGCCAGCAGTTTCTTGGTGGCGGAGCTTCCACTGGCCGCCGCTGCCCCCTGCTTGGCCGACTGCCTGGGCACCGCATCGTAGACCTTGCCGAGCAGCGGATCCACCTTCTCGAAGTACTTTTCCTGGCGCTCGTTGTCCTCGCTGCTGATGTGGTTGCCACTGGACTTGGCCTTCTTCTTGcgcttctttttcttcttcttggccGCAGAAGCACTGGCATTGGGCAGAGCAGCCGAGGGGTGCTCCGTCTCGTTGTCGTCCTCCTTGAACTCACTCTCCGAAAGGCTCTGACCGGGTTGATTGAGCTGGGGCGTGGGGGATTACGTGGTTAGATCAGTGATGAGCTGGCCAAACCGAGCGATTAGTAACCTACCAAGTCGAATGGATTCAGGTGCGCCTTGCGGTCGCGTCGCATATCGCTGTcctccagttcatcattgtCGCTCAGCTCCTCGCAGTCCTCGTCCTCGGGCGGCGGCGCCAGCTTGTCAGCGTCGCCCTGCAGCTTCTTCAGCATGCGAGCAGACATCCTTTGGGTGTCCT
This window of the Drosophila biarmipes strain raj3 chromosome 3L, RU_DBia_V1.1, whole genome shotgun sequence genome carries:
- the LOC108035004 gene encoding actin-related protein 3; this encodes MAGRLPACVIDVGTGYTKLGFAGNKEPQFIIPSAIAIKESARVGDTNTRRITKGIEDLDFFIGDEAFDATGYSIKYPVRHGLVEDWDLMERFLEQCVFKYLRAEPEDHYFLLTEPPLNTPENREYTAEIMFETFNVPGLYIAVQAVLALAASWASRSAEERTLTGIVVDSGDGVTHVIPVAEGYVIGSCIKHIPIAGRNITSFIQSLLREREVGIPPEQSLETAKAIKEKHCYICPDIAKEFAKYDTEPGKWIRNFTGVNTVTKAPFNVDVGYERFLGPEIFFHPEFSNPDFTIPLSEIVDNVIQNCPIDVRRPLYNNIVLSGGSTMFKDFGRRLQRDIKRSVDTRLRISENLSEGRIKPKPIDVQVITHHMQRYAVWFGGSMLASTPEFYQVCHTKAAYEEYGPSICRHNPVFGTMT
- the LOC108035003 gene encoding transcription factor 25 yields the protein MSARMLKKLQGDADKLAPPPEDEDCEELSDNDELEDSDMRRDRKAHLNPFDLLNQPGQSLSESEFKEDDNETEHPSAALPNASASAAKKKKKKRKKKAKSSGNHISSEDNERQEKYFEKVDPLLGKVYDAVPRQSAKQGAAAASGSSATKKLLAVELRHLNQQNEMRRTFGKRVVKVETKRGRQKPTLKSTYMVTAKESWPALTKNTITMKLLPAPDSPTVSSKSITDSGQEVQWFAFEHSQYYQGVQHMFLSALERIDSEFLITLIKRCPYHVDSLVQLSEVCKMTEDFALASELLERALLLLESSLHINFSLTSGNCRLDYRRQENRAFYIVLFKHAQYLEERACSRTAFEISKLLLSLQPDEDPLAMILVIDYYALRSKQFGWLVEFYEEYNAARNLNQLPNMAYSYALALHTLHGACERSNQALQYALLMFPGVLRPLLDEMSVQTDKRVLASSYFFPDVSGNQSPALHQLVCLYVCRARVVWRQNEVLPWLESNVNVVLDRIDAKDPLVSEYKEKRALRYSGTPPRPILRHVILSDYKEKVPLAVFVSKETKAIMTYDPLPPPNSINCYQRKSSSSSSPTTNTNNSVSMFFQSLLPSFNINNLAANAQPQEEGAAHAVAAGRGQLPPPQMPNLNDANAAAAGIAAALDGGEAGLQQSLNQMMDAMRDFLQNFRIAEHLRSPETAAAQSTSSNDEEEGSSDYVD